The proteins below are encoded in one region of Amycolatopsis magusensis:
- a CDS encoding DUF7782 domain-containing protein: protein MAPNIVIPPVGSCRLVSDLPEFSPEFRARLRDALREARYDADGVVDALGGAAHAALGRGEPEPAYRASRDAGALGTLIRLFLLGSTESEKAVADALPLDGSLETGLIRRTQDGIRAALDLRPHGDEDSSWWVLSDLDSDVLGGPVSEDHVLGVGHASLSLIRATSRRPVGSLLDLGTGNGVQALHASRHAGRITATDVSERALALAKATFELNEVEVELARGEWFAPVARRRFDQIVCNPPFVVGPPRVDYVYRDSGLGGDDASALVVRQLPSFLTEGGVGQLLASWLHVEGEDWADRVHRWLPAGTDAWFVQRDVADPGLYVGTWLRDAGLDPRSPEGRAKAGAWLDWFAENRVEGIGFGFVTLRRTGGTPTVVCEDLRQAFDDPLGAEAAGWLDRVDWLREHHAELLDTRFTVPDSVVLERVDTTTDEGWQTAVRRLHRTDGPGWQHEVDELATALLAGCRGALPLEDLLELLAFAHDQPVEALTEAALPVVRELIRHGMLQPVTGTGAGR from the coding sequence ATGGCGCCCAACATAGTCATCCCGCCCGTGGGATCATGCCGACTCGTGAGCGATCTTCCCGAGTTCTCCCCCGAATTCCGCGCCCGCCTGCGGGACGCGCTGCGCGAAGCCCGGTACGACGCCGACGGCGTGGTGGACGCGCTGGGCGGTGCCGCGCACGCCGCGCTCGGCCGCGGTGAGCCCGAACCGGCCTACCGCGCGAGCCGGGACGCGGGTGCGCTCGGGACGCTGATCCGGCTGTTCCTCCTCGGCTCCACCGAATCCGAGAAGGCCGTCGCGGACGCGCTGCCGCTGGACGGCTCGCTGGAAACCGGACTCATCCGGCGGACGCAGGACGGCATTCGGGCCGCACTCGACCTCCGGCCGCACGGCGACGAGGACAGCTCCTGGTGGGTGCTCTCCGACCTCGACTCCGACGTGCTGGGCGGTCCGGTTTCCGAGGACCACGTGCTCGGCGTCGGCCACGCCTCGCTCAGCCTGATCCGCGCGACCAGCCGCCGCCCGGTCGGCAGCCTGCTCGACCTCGGCACCGGCAACGGCGTGCAGGCGCTGCACGCGAGCCGTCACGCGGGCCGGATCACCGCCACCGACGTTTCCGAGCGCGCACTGGCACTGGCCAAGGCCACCTTCGAGCTGAACGAGGTGGAGGTCGAGCTGGCGCGCGGTGAGTGGTTCGCGCCGGTGGCCCGCCGCCGGTTCGACCAGATCGTCTGCAATCCGCCGTTCGTGGTCGGCCCGCCGCGGGTGGACTACGTCTACCGCGACTCCGGGCTCGGCGGGGACGACGCCAGCGCGCTCGTGGTGCGCCAGCTGCCGTCGTTCCTGACCGAGGGCGGCGTGGGACAGCTTCTGGCGTCCTGGCTGCACGTGGAGGGTGAGGACTGGGCCGATCGGGTGCACCGCTGGCTGCCCGCGGGCACCGACGCGTGGTTCGTGCAGCGTGACGTGGCCGATCCCGGGCTGTACGTCGGCACCTGGCTGCGTGACGCCGGGCTGGACCCGAGGTCGCCGGAGGGACGCGCCAAGGCGGGTGCCTGGCTCGATTGGTTCGCCGAGAACCGGGTCGAGGGCATCGGTTTCGGCTTCGTCACCCTGCGCCGGACCGGTGGCACGCCCACGGTCGTCTGCGAGGACCTGCGCCAGGCGTTCGACGACCCGCTCGGCGCGGAGGCGGCGGGCTGGCTCGACCGGGTGGACTGGCTGCGCGAGCACCACGCGGAACTGCTGGACACCCGGTTCACCGTGCCGGATTCGGTGGTGCTCGAACGCGTGGACACCACCACGGACGAGGGCTGGCAGACCGCGGTCCGGCGCCTGCACCGCACCGACGGGCCCGGCTGGCAGCACGAGGTCGACGAACTGGCCACCGCGTTGCTGGCCGGCTGCCGGGGCGCGCTGCCGCTGGAGGACCTGCTGGAGCTGCTCGCCTTCGCGCACGACCAGCCGGTGGAAGCGCTGACCGAAGCCGCGCTGCCCGTCGTCCGCGAACTGATCCGCCACGGCATGCTCCAGCCCGTCACCGGAACGGGGGCCGGGCGATGA
- the dtd gene encoding D-aminoacyl-tRNA deacylase — MKAVVARVTEASVTVEGEVVGAIDEPGLLVLLGIRTDDTEEQAATMARKLHELRILREERSCADTGAPLLVVSQFTLYGETRKGRRPSWLNAARGEIAEKLVDSVVSELRGRGATVATGSFGAMMSVRSVNDGPFTVLVEV, encoded by the coding sequence ATGAAGGCGGTCGTCGCCAGGGTGACCGAGGCGAGCGTCACAGTCGAGGGCGAGGTCGTCGGCGCCATCGACGAACCGGGCCTGCTGGTGCTGCTCGGCATCCGCACCGACGACACCGAAGAACAGGCCGCGACGATGGCCAGAAAACTGCACGAACTTCGCATACTTCGCGAGGAACGGTCCTGTGCGGACACCGGCGCGCCACTGCTCGTGGTCAGCCAGTTCACCCTTTACGGCGAGACGCGCAAGGGGCGGCGCCCGTCGTGGCTCAACGCCGCACGTGGGGAAATAGCGGAGAAACTGGTGGATTCGGTGGTTTCCGAACTGCGTGGACGCGGCGCCACCGTGGCCACCGGCAGCTTCGGCGCGATGATGTCCGTGCGGAGCGTGAACGACGGTCCGTTCACGGTTCTGGTGGAGGTCTGA
- a CDS encoding sigma-70 family RNA polymerase sigma factor translates to MSVQTLEREARGIRQRKIPTSVSDDTGTSSSSATSSGTSGAQGQFTAEGADLDAQSPAADLVRVYLNGIGKTALLTAADEVEIAKRIEAGVFAQHMLDTATDLTPKRRAELRALVRDGGVAKNHLLEANLRLVVSLAKRYTGRGMPLLDLIQEGNLGLIRAVEKFDYSKGFKFSTYATWWIRQAITRGMADQGRTIRLPVHLVEQVNKLARIKRDLHQQLGREATNEELAAESGIAEHKISDLLDHARDPVSLDMPVGTEEDAPLGDFIEDSEATDAESAVISGLLQDDMRRVLATLDDREQHVIRLRYGLDDGQPRTLDQIGKHFGLSRERVRQIEREVMSKLRQGERADRLRAYAS, encoded by the coding sequence ATGTCAGTCCAGACTCTTGAGCGCGAAGCCAGGGGCATTCGCCAGCGCAAGATTCCCACGTCCGTTTCCGACGATACGGGCACTTCCTCCTCGAGCGCCACCTCGTCGGGCACATCGGGCGCACAGGGGCAGTTCACCGCCGAAGGTGCCGACCTCGACGCCCAGAGCCCCGCCGCCGACCTGGTCCGGGTCTACCTGAACGGGATCGGCAAGACGGCGCTGCTCACCGCGGCCGACGAGGTCGAGATCGCCAAGCGCATCGAAGCGGGCGTGTTCGCCCAGCACATGCTGGACACCGCCACGGACCTCACCCCCAAGCGGCGCGCCGAGCTGCGCGCGCTGGTGCGTGACGGCGGCGTGGCCAAGAACCACCTGCTGGAGGCGAACCTGCGGCTGGTGGTCTCCCTGGCCAAGCGCTACACCGGCCGGGGGATGCCGCTGCTGGACCTGATCCAGGAGGGCAACCTGGGCCTGATCCGCGCGGTGGAGAAGTTCGACTACTCCAAGGGCTTCAAGTTCTCCACCTACGCCACCTGGTGGATCCGCCAGGCCATCACCAGGGGCATGGCCGACCAGGGCCGCACCATCCGGCTCCCGGTCCACCTGGTGGAGCAGGTGAACAAGCTGGCCAGGATCAAGCGCGACCTGCACCAGCAGCTCGGCCGCGAAGCGACCAACGAGGAGCTGGCCGCGGAGTCCGGCATCGCCGAGCACAAGATCTCCGACCTGCTCGACCACGCGCGTGACCCGGTAAGCCTGGACATGCCGGTGGGTACCGAGGAGGACGCCCCGCTGGGCGACTTCATCGAGGACTCCGAGGCGACCGACGCGGAAAGCGCGGTGATCTCCGGTCTCCTGCAGGACGACATGCGCCGGGTCCTGGCCACCCTGGACGACCGCGAGCAGCACGTGATCCGCCTGCGCTACGGCCTCGACGACGGCCAGCCGCGCACGCTCGACCAGATCGGCAAGCACTTCGGGCTCTCCCGTGAGCGCGTCCGCCAGATCGAGCGCGAGGTCATGTCCAAGCTCCGCCAGGGCGAGCGGGCGGATCGGCTGCGCGCCTACGCCAGCTGA
- a CDS encoding fumarate hydratase, whose translation MPELPATTTFQHTEVLPLGEDTETEYRLVTDEGVRVVEAAGKRFLEVDPAALTQLARTAITDIQHLLRSSHLAQLRAIVDDPEASGNDRFVAMDLLRNAAISAGGVLPMCQDTGTAIVIGKRTERVLTGGNDEEALSRGIFDAYQELNLRYSQMAPVNFWEERNTGTNLPAQVELYHKDNTAGDGEPKYEFLFMAKGGGSANKTFLYQETKAVLNPKRLAKFLDEKLRSLGTAACPPYHLAIVVGGTSAEYNLKVAKLASARYLDHLPTEGSPLGHGFRDVDLEQQVLEMTRQFGIGAQFGGKYFCHDVRVIRLPRHGASCPVGVAVSCSADRQAKAKITADGVFIEQLERDPARFLPEVTEDELSGELVEVDLNRPMAEIREQLSALPVKTRLSLTGPLVVARDIAHAKIAERLDAGEEMPQYLRDHPVYYAGPAKTPDGYASGSFGPTTAGRMDSYVEQFQAAGGSLVMLAKGNRSAKVTAACRAHGGFYLGSIGGPAARLAQDCIKKVEVLEYAELGMEAVWKIEVEDFPAFIVIDDKGNDFFAETSEPVLQISFRS comes from the coding sequence GTGCCCGAACTGCCTGCCACCACCACTTTTCAGCACACCGAGGTCCTGCCGCTGGGCGAGGACACCGAAACCGAGTACCGCCTGGTCACCGATGAGGGTGTCCGGGTCGTCGAGGCCGCCGGGAAGCGGTTCCTCGAGGTGGACCCGGCCGCGCTGACCCAGCTCGCGCGCACGGCGATCACCGACATCCAGCACCTGTTGCGCTCCTCACACCTGGCGCAGCTGCGAGCCATCGTGGACGACCCCGAGGCCAGCGGCAACGACCGCTTCGTCGCGATGGACCTGCTGCGCAACGCGGCCATCTCGGCAGGCGGGGTGCTCCCGATGTGCCAGGACACCGGCACCGCCATCGTGATCGGCAAGCGCACCGAGCGCGTGCTCACCGGCGGCAACGACGAGGAAGCCCTTTCCCGCGGCATCTTCGACGCCTACCAGGAGCTGAACCTGCGGTATTCGCAGATGGCGCCGGTGAACTTCTGGGAGGAACGCAACACCGGGACGAACCTGCCCGCGCAGGTCGAGCTGTACCACAAGGACAACACCGCCGGGGACGGCGAACCGAAGTACGAGTTCCTGTTCATGGCCAAGGGCGGCGGCAGCGCCAACAAGACCTTCCTCTACCAGGAGACGAAGGCGGTGCTGAACCCCAAGCGCCTGGCCAAGTTCCTGGACGAGAAGCTGCGCAGCCTGGGGACCGCGGCCTGCCCGCCGTACCACCTGGCGATCGTGGTCGGCGGCACCTCCGCCGAGTACAACCTGAAGGTGGCCAAGCTCGCGTCCGCGCGGTACCTGGACCACCTGCCGACCGAGGGTTCCCCGCTGGGCCACGGGTTCCGCGATGTGGACCTCGAGCAGCAGGTGCTGGAGATGACCCGCCAGTTCGGCATCGGCGCGCAGTTCGGCGGCAAGTACTTCTGCCACGACGTGCGGGTGATCCGGCTGCCGCGCCACGGCGCCTCCTGCCCGGTCGGCGTGGCCGTGTCCTGCTCGGCCGACCGCCAGGCCAAGGCGAAGATCACCGCCGACGGGGTGTTCATCGAGCAGCTCGAACGCGACCCGGCCCGGTTCCTGCCGGAGGTCACCGAGGACGAGCTGTCCGGTGAGCTGGTCGAGGTGGACCTGAACCGCCCGATGGCCGAGATCCGCGAGCAGCTGTCCGCGCTGCCGGTGAAGACCCGGCTGTCGCTGACCGGGCCGCTGGTGGTGGCGCGGGACATCGCCCACGCCAAGATCGCCGAGCGGCTCGACGCGGGTGAGGAAATGCCCCAGTACCTGCGGGACCACCCGGTGTACTACGCCGGCCCGGCCAAGACACCGGACGGTTACGCCTCGGGTTCGTTCGGCCCGACCACGGCCGGGCGGATGGACTCCTACGTCGAACAGTTCCAGGCGGCAGGCGGTTCGCTGGTGATGCTGGCCAAGGGCAACCGGTCGGCGAAGGTCACCGCCGCGTGCCGGGCCCACGGCGGCTTCTACCTCGGCTCGATCGGCGGCCCGGCGGCCCGGCTCGCGCAGGACTGCATCAAGAAGGTCGAAGTACTCGAGTACGCCGAGCTCGGCATGGAAGCCGTGTGGAAGATCGAGGTGGAGGACTTCCCCGCGTTCATCGTGATCGACGACAAGGGAAACGACTTCTTCGCCGAGACCTCGGAACCCGTGCTGCAAATCTCCTTCCGCAGCTGA
- a CDS encoding SRPBCC family protein yields MGQRQVSSTRTIATTPEKIFELLADPAKHPLLDGSGSVLAAQNGGPERLSLGAKFGMDMKMGPSYKILNTVVEFEEGRLIAWRHFNGHRWRWALTPLEDGRTQVTETFDWSTARVPLLISLSPFPKRNKVGIEKSLARLAEMFPG; encoded by the coding sequence ATGGGACAACGACAGGTCTCGTCCACCCGGACGATCGCCACCACCCCGGAGAAGATCTTCGAACTGCTCGCGGACCCGGCCAAGCACCCGCTGCTCGACGGGTCCGGCTCGGTACTCGCCGCGCAGAACGGTGGCCCCGAACGGCTTTCCCTCGGCGCCAAGTTCGGGATGGACATGAAGATGGGGCCCTCGTACAAGATCCTCAACACCGTGGTCGAGTTCGAGGAAGGGCGCCTGATCGCCTGGCGTCACTTCAACGGCCACCGCTGGCGCTGGGCGCTCACCCCGCTCGAGGACGGCCGCACGCAGGTCACCGAGACCTTCGACTGGTCGACCGCGCGCGTGCCGCTGCTGATCTCGCTCAGCCCGTTCCCGAAGCGCAACAAGGTGGGCATCGAGAAGTCGCTGGCTCGGCTTGCGGAGATGTTCCCTGGTTGA
- a CDS encoding APC family permease: protein MIGAGVFVAFAPAAGAAGSGLLLGLAVAAVVAYCNATSSARLAARYPASGGTYVYGRERLGEFWGYLAGWGFIIGKTASCAAMAIAVVSYAAPGLGQPWRGALAAAVVLAVTALNYRGVQRSTVAMRVIVSITLTVLAAVVVTIFAVGDPQPANLRPGTSGVLEAAGLLFFAFAGYARIATLGEEVRDPARTLPRAIPLALGITLVVYAVLAVALLLQLGPAALAASTDPVAQASPGWLSPVVRVSASIAALGALLALVLGVSRTTLAMARDGHLPRGLAAVHPKFGVPHRAELAVGVVVAALAAVADLRSAIGFSSFAVLVYYAIANASAFTLGRVIGGLGFAGCVVLAFSLPLTSVLAGTGVLALGALAYLVLSKRDSAAA, encoded by the coding sequence ATGATCGGTGCCGGGGTGTTCGTGGCGTTCGCCCCCGCGGCCGGTGCCGCGGGCTCTGGCCTGCTGCTCGGGCTCGCGGTCGCCGCCGTGGTCGCCTACTGCAACGCGACCTCCTCCGCCCGCCTGGCCGCGCGCTACCCCGCCTCGGGCGGCACGTACGTCTACGGCCGTGAGCGCCTCGGCGAGTTCTGGGGCTACCTGGCGGGCTGGGGCTTCATCATCGGCAAGACGGCGAGCTGCGCGGCCATGGCCATCGCCGTGGTCAGTTACGCCGCCCCTGGCCTGGGGCAGCCGTGGCGGGGCGCGCTGGCGGCAGCGGTCGTACTGGCGGTGACCGCGCTCAACTACCGCGGCGTGCAACGGTCCACTGTGGCCATGCGGGTGATCGTGTCGATCACGCTGACCGTGCTCGCGGCCGTGGTCGTCACGATCTTCGCGGTGGGCGATCCCCAGCCGGCGAACCTGCGGCCGGGCACCAGCGGGGTGCTCGAAGCCGCCGGGCTGCTGTTCTTCGCCTTCGCCGGGTACGCGCGCATCGCGACGCTCGGCGAGGAGGTCCGCGACCCCGCGCGCACGCTGCCGCGCGCCATCCCGCTGGCGCTGGGCATCACGCTGGTCGTCTACGCGGTGCTGGCCGTGGCGCTGCTCCTGCAGCTCGGACCGGCCGCGCTCGCCGCGTCCACCGATCCCGTCGCGCAAGCCTCGCCGGGCTGGTTGTCCCCGGTGGTGCGGGTCAGCGCGTCGATCGCCGCGCTCGGCGCCCTGCTCGCGCTGGTGCTCGGCGTCTCGCGGACCACGCTGGCGATGGCCCGCGACGGCCACCTGCCGCGTGGGCTCGCCGCCGTGCACCCGAAGTTCGGCGTGCCGCACCGCGCCGAGCTCGCCGTCGGCGTGGTGGTCGCCGCGCTCGCCGCGGTGGCCGACCTGCGCTCGGCGATCGGCTTCTCGTCGTTCGCCGTGCTCGTCTACTACGCCATCGCGAACGCGAGCGCGTTCACCCTCGGCCGCGTGATCGGCGGCCTCGGCTTCGCCGGCTGCGTGGTGCTCGCGTTCAGCCTCCCGCTCACCTCCGTGCTCGCCGGGACCGGCGTGCTGGCCCTCGGCGCGCTCGCCTACCTCGTCTTGTCCAAACGGGACAGTGCGGCCGCGTAG
- a CDS encoding NAD(P)H-dependent flavin oxidoreductase: MRTDLCDTFGIEHPIFAFTPSEHVAAAVTNAGGLGVLGCVRFNDADELDRVLDWMDENTGGRPYGVDIVMPAKIPDEGSSIDLGKLIPPEHREFVDRTLAQLGVPELPGGADEREGVLGWLHSVARSHVEVALRHPIKLIANALGSPPVDVIEQVHRHGVPVAALAGKAEHAVRHVDNGVDLVVAQGYEAGGHTGEIASMVLLPEIADAVGDRVPVLAAGGIGSGRQVAAALALGASGVWMGSMWLTTEEYLQTMAESEAMQRALVAAKSSDTVRTRIYTGKPARLLKTRWTEAWTAPDAPDPLPMPLQNLLVSHAHNRIHAAGDPSVVSMPVGQIVGRMNQVRPVAEIIGELVRDYAAALSRLDKTR; the protein is encoded by the coding sequence ATGCGCACAGATCTCTGCGACACCTTCGGCATCGAGCACCCGATCTTCGCGTTCACCCCGTCGGAGCACGTGGCCGCCGCGGTGACCAACGCGGGCGGGCTCGGCGTGCTGGGGTGCGTCCGGTTCAACGACGCCGACGAGCTCGACCGCGTGCTGGACTGGATGGACGAGAACACCGGCGGCCGCCCGTACGGGGTGGACATCGTGATGCCGGCGAAGATCCCGGACGAGGGCAGCTCGATCGACCTCGGCAAGCTCATCCCGCCGGAGCACCGCGAGTTCGTCGACCGCACGCTGGCGCAGCTCGGGGTGCCCGAGCTGCCCGGCGGCGCGGACGAGCGCGAAGGCGTGCTCGGTTGGCTGCACTCGGTGGCGCGGTCGCACGTCGAGGTCGCGCTGCGGCACCCGATCAAGCTGATCGCCAACGCGCTCGGCTCACCGCCGGTGGACGTGATCGAGCAGGTGCACCGGCACGGGGTGCCGGTGGCGGCGCTGGCAGGCAAGGCTGAGCACGCCGTGCGGCACGTAGACAATGGCGTGGACCTGGTGGTGGCGCAGGGTTACGAGGCCGGTGGGCACACCGGGGAGATCGCCTCGATGGTGTTGCTGCCGGAGATCGCCGACGCGGTCGGTGACCGCGTGCCGGTGCTGGCCGCCGGTGGCATCGGCTCGGGCAGGCAGGTCGCCGCCGCGCTGGCGCTGGGCGCTTCCGGGGTGTGGATGGGCTCGATGTGGCTCACCACCGAGGAATACCTCCAGACCATGGCGGAATCCGAGGCCATGCAACGGGCACTGGTGGCGGCGAAATCCTCCGACACCGTGCGCACCCGCATCTACACCGGCAAACCGGCGCGCCTGCTGAAGACGCGCTGGACCGAGGCGTGGACCGCGCCGGACGCGCCCGACCCGCTGCCGATGCCGTTGCAGAACCTGCTGGTTTCCCACGCACACAACCGGATCCACGCGGCGGGGGACCCGAGCGTGGTGTCCATGCCGGTCGGCCAGATCGTCGGCCGGATGAACCAGGTGCGCCCGGTGGCCGAGATCATCGGGGAACTGGTGCGCGACTACGCGGCCGCACTGTCCCGTTTGGACAAGACGAGGTAG
- a CDS encoding acyl-CoA synthetase — MALNIADLLEHAVDAVPDRTAVVCGDRQVTFAELEERANRLAHHLAGRGVGANSHVGVYSRNSIEALEAMIAAYKLRAIAINVNYRYVHSELKYLFGNADLVALVHERRYADKVAAVLPECPELEHVVVVEDGSDADFSAYGGVPYETALAENSPERDFGDRSEDDLYILYTGGTTGYPKGVLWRHEDIWRALGGGINFVTGEYVKDEWQLAEEGKAGSLVRLPAAPLIHGAAQWAAFGALFTGSPVVFVPRFDAHEIWKAVQQHRVQVLTIVGDAMARPLIEAYREGGYDASSLVALSSHAALFSQSVKQEFLETFPNLVVTDAIGSSESGFTGIGMVAKGSDHSAGPRVNFGTQAVLLDEDDQVVEPRPGAVGRIARRAHVPLGYYNDPEKSRTIFTEIDGTRYVIPGDYARYEDDGTVTLLGRGSQCVNTGGEKVYPEEVEGALKSHPDVFDALVIGVPDDRLGQRVAAVVQARAGRTLDLAALDAHVRQEVAGYKVPRTVWLAEEIGRSPSGKPDYPWAQKYAAEHEPEKATGPESTVTGQAGQAGQAG, encoded by the coding sequence GTGGCACTCAACATCGCAGATCTGCTCGAGCACGCCGTCGACGCCGTGCCGGACCGCACCGCGGTCGTCTGCGGCGATCGGCAGGTCACGTTCGCCGAACTTGAGGAGCGCGCCAACCGGCTGGCGCACCACCTCGCGGGGCGCGGCGTGGGAGCGAATTCCCACGTCGGCGTCTATTCCCGGAACTCCATCGAGGCCCTCGAGGCGATGATCGCCGCGTACAAGCTGCGCGCCATCGCGATCAACGTCAACTACCGCTATGTCCACAGTGAACTGAAGTACCTGTTCGGCAACGCCGATCTGGTGGCGCTCGTACACGAACGGCGGTATGCCGACAAGGTGGCGGCCGTACTGCCGGAATGTCCCGAACTGGAACACGTTGTCGTTGTCGAAGACGGTTCGGACGCCGATTTCTCCGCATACGGCGGAGTCCCGTACGAAACGGCGCTGGCGGAGAACTCCCCGGAGCGCGATTTCGGCGACCGCAGCGAGGACGACCTCTACATCCTCTACACCGGCGGCACCACCGGCTACCCCAAGGGCGTGCTGTGGCGCCACGAGGACATCTGGCGCGCGCTCGGCGGCGGAATCAACTTCGTCACCGGCGAGTACGTCAAGGACGAGTGGCAGCTCGCCGAAGAGGGCAAGGCGGGCAGCCTGGTGCGCCTCCCGGCCGCGCCGCTGATCCACGGCGCCGCGCAGTGGGCCGCGTTCGGCGCGCTGTTCACCGGCAGCCCGGTGGTCTTCGTGCCGCGGTTCGACGCGCACGAGATCTGGAAGGCCGTGCAGCAGCACCGCGTCCAGGTGCTCACCATCGTCGGTGACGCGATGGCCCGGCCGCTGATCGAGGCCTACCGCGAGGGCGGCTACGACGCCTCCTCGCTGGTGGCGCTGTCCAGTCATGCGGCGCTGTTCTCGCAGAGCGTCAAGCAGGAGTTCCTGGAGACCTTCCCGAACCTGGTGGTCACCGACGCGATCGGCTCGTCGGAGAGCGGGTTCACCGGTATCGGCATGGTGGCCAAGGGCAGCGACCACAGCGCCGGGCCGCGGGTCAACTTCGGCACGCAGGCCGTCCTGCTCGACGAGGACGACCAGGTGGTCGAGCCGCGGCCGGGCGCGGTCGGGCGGATCGCCCGCCGCGCGCACGTGCCGCTCGGGTACTACAACGACCCCGAGAAGAGCCGCACGATCTTCACCGAGATCGACGGCACGCGCTACGTCATCCCCGGCGACTACGCGCGCTACGAGGACGACGGCACGGTCACGCTGCTCGGCCGCGGTTCGCAGTGCGTCAACACCGGCGGCGAGAAGGTCTACCCGGAGGAGGTCGAGGGCGCGCTGAAATCGCACCCCGACGTCTTCGACGCGCTGGTCATCGGCGTGCCGGACGACCGGCTGGGCCAGCGGGTCGCCGCGGTGGTGCAGGCGCGCGCCGGGCGCACGCTGGACCTGGCCGCGCTGGACGCCCACGTCCGGCAGGAGGTCGCCGGGTACAAGGTGCCGCGCACGGTGTGGCTCGCCGAGGAGATCGGGCGCTCGCCGAGCGGCAAACCCGACTACCCGTGGGCCCAGAAGTACGCGGCCGAACACGAACCCGAGAAGGCCACCGGCCCCGAAAGCACAGTGACAGGACAGGCAGGACAGGCAGGACAGGCGGGCTGA
- a CDS encoding crotonase/enoyl-CoA hydratase family protein — MTETPHALVEQRDHTLVVTMNRPAARNAITGEMMAIMTEAWDRVDEDDGIRCCVLTGAGGAFCAGADLKSMARNSPGDAYERGTWDPSRIPGLLKGRRLSKPLIAAVEGPAIAGGTEILQATDIRIAGESAKFGVSEARWGLFPMGGSAVRLPRQIPYTVAAEILLTGRHLKAAEAKEIGLIGRVVPDGTALDAALETAATIAANGPLAVQAILRTIRDTEGMPEEEAFKIESQLGAAVFTSEDAKEGPRAFAEKRRPEFRGR, encoded by the coding sequence ATGACCGAGACCCCCCACGCACTGGTCGAGCAGCGGGACCACACGCTGGTCGTCACGATGAACCGGCCGGCCGCGCGCAACGCCATCACCGGGGAAATGATGGCGATCATGACCGAGGCGTGGGACCGGGTCGACGAGGACGACGGCATCCGCTGCTGCGTGCTCACCGGCGCGGGCGGCGCGTTCTGCGCGGGCGCGGACCTCAAGTCGATGGCGCGGAACTCGCCGGGCGACGCCTACGAACGCGGCACCTGGGACCCGAGCCGCATCCCCGGCCTGCTGAAGGGACGGCGGCTCAGCAAGCCGTTGATCGCCGCGGTGGAAGGACCCGCGATCGCCGGCGGCACGGAGATCCTGCAAGCCACCGACATCCGGATCGCCGGGGAAAGCGCCAAGTTCGGGGTCTCCGAGGCGCGTTGGGGCCTGTTCCCGATGGGCGGCTCGGCGGTCCGGCTGCCGCGGCAGATCCCGTACACCGTGGCGGCCGAGATTCTGCTGACCGGACGCCACCTGAAGGCGGCCGAAGCCAAGGAGATCGGGCTGATCGGACGGGTGGTGCCCGACGGCACCGCCCTCGACGCCGCTTTGGAGACGGCCGCGACGATCGCCGCGAACGGCCCGCTCGCGGTACAGGCGATTCTGCGGACGATCCGCGACACCGAAGGCATGCCGGAGGAAGAGGCGTTCAAGATCGAGTCGCAACTGGGCGCCGCGGTCTTCACCAGCGAAGACGCCAAGGAAGGCCCACGAGCCTTCGCCGAAAAGCGGCGCCCGGAGTTCCGGGGCAGGTAA
- a CDS encoding methyltransferase → MLSELPARAVRADDALRADTALRHFRRGRPVLWQGDFHGARQLLHAIGRRTRDVPLLKMLLIPLDADYTVPLRRAPDVRAACTEAFGTSTEPKAIPLRELLGVIGAHEWRIKGVDVPVLGAKIHPHYGVFAPIRQEYLDLVAEAPVPEGFTAFDIGTGTGVLAAILARRGARTVIATDVNPRACVCAHENLSRLGYRVEVQERDLFPAGQADLVVCNPPWVPGRAHSELELGIFDSDMLDRFLDQLPQHLTPAGEGWLILSDLAEHLGLRTRESLLESIGRAGLEVVDRLDTRPRHRRAREDETTSLWRLQMARSRPAQ, encoded by the coding sequence GTGCTTTCCGAGCTTCCCGCGCGGGCCGTCCGCGCGGACGACGCCCTGCGCGCCGACACCGCCCTGCGGCACTTCCGCCGTGGCCGCCCGGTGCTGTGGCAGGGCGATTTCCACGGCGCCCGCCAGCTGCTGCACGCCATCGGCCGTCGCACGCGTGACGTGCCGCTGCTGAAGATGCTGCTCATCCCGCTGGACGCCGACTACACCGTGCCCCTGCGCCGCGCCCCCGACGTGCGGGCGGCGTGCACCGAGGCCTTCGGTACCTCCACCGAGCCGAAGGCGATCCCCCTGCGTGAGCTGCTCGGCGTCATCGGCGCGCACGAATGGCGTATCAAGGGCGTCGACGTGCCGGTGCTCGGCGCGAAGATCCACCCGCACTACGGGGTGTTCGCGCCGATCCGCCAGGAGTACCTGGACCTCGTCGCCGAGGCACCCGTGCCGGAAGGGTTCACCGCGTTCGACATCGGCACCGGGACCGGCGTGCTCGCCGCGATCCTCGCCCGCCGCGGCGCCCGGACCGTGATCGCCACCGACGTGAACCCGCGCGCCTGCGTCTGCGCCCACGAGAACCTGAGCAGGCTCGGCTACCGCGTCGAAGTGCAGGAGCGCGATCTTTTCCCGGCCGGGCAAGCGGATCTGGTCGTGTGCAATCCGCCGTGGGTTCCCGGCCGCGCGCATTCCGAACTGGAACTCGGCATCTTCGACAGCGACATGCTCGACCGCTTCCTGGACCAGCTGCCGCAACACCTGACCCCGGCCGGCGAAGGCTGGCTCATCCTTTCCGACCTGGCCGAGCACCTGGGCCTGCGCACCCGTGAAAGCCTGCTCGAGAGCATCGGCCGAGCCGGGCTCGAAGTGGTGGACCGGCTGGACACCCGGCCACGACACCGACGGGCCCGCGAGGACGAGACCACCTCGCTCTGGCGGCTTCAGATGGCGCGTTCGCGGCCCGCCCAGTAG